In Drosophila subpulchrella strain 33 F10 #4 breed RU33 chromosome 3R, RU_Dsub_v1.1 Primary Assembly, whole genome shotgun sequence, the following are encoded in one genomic region:
- the LOC119545640 gene encoding ATP synthase subunit gamma, mitochondrial yields the protein MMMQRTQLLLPLAMEATMLAQQQRGMATLKMISIRLKSVKNIQKITQSMKMVSAAKYARAERDLKAARPYGIGAQQFFEKTEIQADEKAEPKKLLIAVTSDRGLCGAVHTGVARLIRGELAQDEANTKVFCVGDKSRAILSRLYGKNILMVANEVGRLPPTFLDASKIANEVMQTGYDYTEGKIVYNRFKSVVSYQCSTLPIFSGSTVEKSEKLAVYDSLDSDVVKSYLEFSLASLIFYTMKEGACSEQSSRMTAMDNASKNAGEMIDKLTLTFNRTRQAVITRELIEIISGAAALT from the coding sequence ATGATGATGCAACGCACCCAGCTCTTGCTGCCCCTGGCCATGGAGGCCACCATGCTGGCCCAGCAGCAGCGTGGAATGGCCACCCTGAAGATGATTTCCATTCGCCTGAAGTCGGTGAAGAACATTCAGAAAATTACGCAATCGATGAAGATGGTGTCCGCTGCCAAGTACGCTCGTGCGGAGCGAGACTTGAAGGCGGCGCGTCCTTATGGCATTGGCGCCCAGCAGTTCTTCGAGAAGACGGAAATCCAGGCCGACGAGAAGGCCGAGCCCAAGAAGCTGCTCATCGCGGTGACTTCGGATCGTGGTCTCTGCGGAGCCGTCCACACTGGTGTGGCCCGTCTCATTCGCGGAGAGCTGGCCCAGGATGAGGCCAACACCAAGGTCTTCTGCGTGGGCGACAAGTCGCGTGCGATCCTGTCCCGCCTGTACGGCAAGAACATCCTGATGGTGGCCAACGAGGTGGGTCGTCTGCCGCCCACTTTCCTGGACGCCTCGAAGATTGCCAACGAGGTTATGCAGACCGGTTACGATTACACCGAGGGCAAGATCGTGTACAACCGGTTCAAGTCGGTGGTGTCCTACCAGTGCTCCACCCTGCCCATCTTCAGCGGATCCACCGTGGAGAAGTCCGAGAAGCTGGCCGTTTACGACTCGCTCGACAGCGATGTCGTCAAGAGCTACCTGGAGTTCTCTCTGGCCTCGCTCATCTTCTACACCATGAAGGAGGGCGCCTGCTCGGAGCAGTCCTCCCGTATGACTGCCATGGACAACGCGTCCAAGAACGCCGGTGAGATGATTGACAAGCTGACCCTCACCTTCAACCGCACCCGACAGGCTGTCATCACTCGCGAGCTGATTGAAATCATCTCCGGTGCCGCCGCCCTCACATAA
- the LOC119545633 gene encoding N-terminal kinase-like protein codes for MMWSFFSRDSSKDFPYDIGEPVGGFDQYSIWTLHKAKRKTTQEEVSVFVYDIRSGSDTKCELAKASLKRLKTLRHPSILQYLDSLETDKMLYVATEAVDPLGSYFAKLGSDNLQKGLYLAWGIFQITRALSFLNNDGNLRHNNVSAWSVFVNASGEWKLGSLEYVSAADGNPMPPAKIPVTLEVYDSPEKSDQSKLKAATKCSVDMWGLGCLVWEAFNGVLKQRSNLKDIEHIPKSLQSLYCELVGASPSNRPNPADIITRCRKPGGFFKNDLVDTLLFLEEIQIKDKAEKNRFFSGLTTHLDNFPDNVCRHKILPQLITAYEYGDAGSAVLAPMFKLGKLLDEVEYQKRIVPCVVKLFASTDRVTRSRLLQQLDLFIAHLQPQVVNDQIFPQVAHGFLDTNATIREQTVKSIIHLAPKLNYNNLNVEVLRHFARLQARDDQGGIRTNTTVCLGKIAPHLHPQVRQRVLVSAFIRAMRDPFPPARVAGVLALAATQQYFLLSEVANRVLPSLCSLSVDPEKTVRDPAFKTIRGFLGKLEKVSEDPSLRETMEADVHTATPSIGNAAATWAGWAVTAVTAKFYRSQSDSSRPRPPLTGRNLSKPASLEQPSSSSLSTTTSSVTSMTSLEHESNDTSASASDYGNNDWDNENWGEMDTSQDPSSPLAASSNNGALMAANALSEVRDGWDNEEWGSLEEDPCEEEEQAEQEQQQQQLARQSISSTTSSSQQHQRPLLPHQQQQHPHQQQLQQHELNDLIEPLAKLNSHVTSPSKQSMLRPKELPNLSSSNTSPTSATANCNNISPPSSHLNNSTHNANWNSDSWADGEFEPLDESGFGNAKLDEARRKREEKKLQRQRELEARRAQRASGPMKLGAKKL; via the exons ATGATGTGGTCGTTTTTCTCGCGCGACTCCTCAAAAGACTTTCCCTACGACATTGGCGAACCCGTGGGCGGTTTTGATCAGTACTCCATATGGACACTGCACAAGGCCAAGAGGAAGACCACCCAGGAGGAGGTGTCCGTCTTTGTCTACGACATCCGCAGTGGATCGGATACCAAGTGCGAACTGGCCAAGGCATCGCTGAAGCGGCTCAAGACATTGCGTCATCCCAGCATCCTGCAGTATCTGGACTCGCTGGAGACGGACAAGATGCTCTATGTGGCCACAGAGGCTGTGGATCCGCTAGGAAGCTACTTTGCCAAGCTGGGCAGCGATAATCTCCAGAAGGGCCTCTACCTGGCCTGGGGCATCTTCCAAATCACT CGCGCCCTGTCCTTCCTCAACAACGATGGCAATCTGCGACATAACAATGTCTCCGCCTGGTCGGTGTTCGTCAATGCCTCTGGCGAGTGGAAACTGGGCAGTCTGGAGTATGTCTCAGCGGCCGATGGAAATCCCATGCCGCCCGCCAAGATTCCCGTAACCCTGGAGGTCTACGATTCACCCGAGAAGAGCGATCAGAGCAAGCTCAAGGCGGCCACCAAGTG TTCCGTGGACATGTGGGGCCTGGGCTGTCTGGTGTGGGAGGCCTTCAACGGCGTGCTCAAGCAGCGCTCCAACCTCAAGGACATTGAACACATACCCAAATCCCTGCAATCGCTCTACTGCGAGCTGGTGGGAGCCTCGCCTTCGAATCGCCCCAATCCGGCGGACATAATCACACGTTGCCGCAAGCCAGGAGGCTTCTTCAAGAATGATTTGGTGGACACACTGCTCTTCCTGGAGGAAATCCAAATCAAGGACAAGGCGGAGAAGAATCGCTTCTTCAGCGGCCTGACCACGCATCTGGACAACTTTCCGGACAATGTGTGCAGGCACAAGATACTTCCACAGCTGATAACAGCCTACGAGTACGGAGATGCGGGCTCCGCGGTGCTGGCACCCATGTTTAAG CTGGGCAAACTGCTGGACGAGGTGGAGTACCAGAAACGCATTGTGCCATGTGTGGTCAAGTTATTTGCTTCCACGGATCGTGTTACGCGATCGCGCCTGCTGCAGCAGCTGGATCTGTTCATTGCGCATCTGCAGCCACAGGTGGTCAACGATCAGATTTTTCCCCAGGTGGCGCACGGGTTCCTGGACACCAATGCCACCATACGCGAGCAGACGGTCAAGTCGATCATCCATTTGGCGCCCAAGCTCAACTACAACAATCTGAATGTGGAGGTGCTGCGTCACTTTGCCAGGCTGCAGGCGCGGGACGACCAGGGTGGAATTCGCACTAATACTACGGTGTGTCTGGGCAAGATTGCGCCGCACTTGCATCCGCAGGTGCGCCAGCGTGTGCTGGTCTCTGCCTTTATTCGCGCCATGCGGGATCCTTTCCCTCCCGCAAGAGTGGCCGGAGTTCTAGCGCTAGCCGCTACACAGCAGTACTTTTTGCTCAGCGAGGTGGCCAACCGGGTGCTGCCGTCTCTGTGTTCCCTCAGCGTCGATCCGGAGAAAACGGTGCGCGATCCGGCGTTCAAAACCATCCGAGGATTTCTGGGCAAGCTGGAGAAGGTATCCGAGGATCCCAGTTTGCGGGAGACAATGG AGGCTGATGTCCACACGGCCACGCCCTCGATTGGCAATGCGGCGGCCACCTGGGCGGGATGGGCGGTGACGGCCGTCACAGCCAAGTTCTATCGCAGCCAAAGTGATTCGTCGCGACCACGACCGCCTTTAACTGGACGCAATCTGTCCAAGCCAGCGTCGCTTG AGCAACCATCGAGCAGCAGTTTATCAACCACCACAAGTAGTGTTACCTCAATGACGTCGCTGGAGCATGAAAGCAATGACACCTCCGCCTCGGCCTCTGATTATGGCAACAACGATTGGGACAACGAAAACTGGGGCGAAATGGAT ACCTCTCAGGATCCCAGCAGCCCGCTGGCAGCCAGCTCCAATAATGGCGCCTTAATGGCGGCCAATGCCTTGAGTGAAGTGCGCGATGGCTGGGACAACGAGGAGTGGGGCAGTCTTGAAGAGGATCCG tgcgaggaggaggagcaggcggagcaggagcagcagcaacagcagctggCCAGACAATCTATATCATCCACCACGTCATCCAGTCAGCAGCACCAGCGTCCTCTGCTGCCacatcagcagcaacagcatcCGCATCAGcaacagctgcagcagcacGAACTGAACGATCTGATCGAGCCGCTGGCCAAGCTCAACTCACACGTCACCTCGCCGTCGAAGCAATCGATGCTGCGGCCGAAGGAGCTGCCCAATCTATCCAGCAGCAATACGTCGCCCACGTCGGCCACTGCCAATTGCAATAACATTAGCCCGCCTTCGTCGCATTTGAATAATTCGACGCATAATGCCAATTGGAATAGCGATTCGTGGGCCGATGGGGAGTTTGAGCCTCTGGATGAATCGGGATTTG GAAATGCCAAACTGGACGAGGCTCGTCGCAAGCGGGAGGAGAAGAAGCTGCAGCGGCAGCGGGAACTGGAGGCGCGTCGCGCCCAACGGGCGAGCGGTCCCATGAAGCTGGGCGCcaaaaagctttaa